The following coding sequences lie in one Pseudarthrobacter phenanthrenivorans Sphe3 genomic window:
- the ilvD gene encoding dihydroxy-acid dehydratase, whose translation MPPLRSRTVTHGRNMAGARALLRASGVANTDIGKPIIAVANSFTEFVPGHTHLAPVGRIVSDAILAAGAVPREFNTIAVDDGIAMGHSGMLYSLPSRDLIADSVEYMVNAHCADALVCISNCDKITPGMLMAALRLNIPTVFVSGGPMEAGRVTLTDGSVRSLDLVNAIADAVDESISDEDINLIEENACPTCGSCSGMFTANSMNCLTEAIGLSLPGNGSVLATHTARKALYEKAGSTVVELVKRYYDGDDDSVLPRSIATAKAFDNAMALDISMGGSTNTILHLLAAAQEAGVDYGLAEMDAKSRLVPCLAKVAPNVAKDKTYYMEDVHRAGGIPALLGELNRGGLLHKDVHSVHSADLDGWLDDWDVRGGKATEEAKALWHAAPGGVRSSTAFSQSNEWTSLDTDAAEGCIRSVEHAYSKDGGLAVLRGNVAPDGAVVKTAGVDESIWTFEGPAVVCESQDEAVEKILNKTIKEGDVVVIRYEGPRGGPGMQEMLYPTSFLKGRGLGKKCALITDGRFSGGTSGLSIGHISPEAASGGVIALVEDGDIISINISERSLDLQVSDEILAERREKLLVNGGYRPKDRDRHVSPALRAYAAMALSADKGAVRDVSLVENLV comes from the coding sequence ATGCCTCCTCTTCGTTCACGCACTGTCACCCACGGCCGCAACATGGCCGGCGCCCGCGCACTGCTGCGCGCCTCCGGCGTCGCCAACACGGACATCGGCAAGCCGATCATCGCCGTGGCCAACTCCTTCACCGAGTTCGTCCCCGGCCACACCCACCTCGCCCCCGTGGGCCGCATCGTCTCCGACGCGATCCTCGCCGCGGGCGCCGTGCCGCGCGAGTTCAACACCATTGCCGTGGACGACGGCATCGCGATGGGCCACTCCGGCATGCTCTACTCGCTGCCTTCCCGCGACCTGATCGCCGACTCCGTGGAGTACATGGTCAACGCGCACTGCGCCGACGCACTGGTCTGCATTTCCAACTGCGACAAGATCACCCCCGGCATGCTCATGGCAGCGCTGCGCCTGAACATCCCCACCGTGTTCGTTTCCGGCGGCCCCATGGAGGCTGGCCGCGTGACCCTGACCGACGGCTCCGTGCGCTCCCTGGACCTGGTGAACGCGATTGCCGACGCTGTGGACGAGTCCATCTCCGATGAAGACATCAACCTCATCGAAGAGAACGCCTGCCCCACCTGCGGTTCCTGCTCCGGCATGTTCACCGCCAACTCCATGAACTGCCTCACCGAAGCGATCGGCCTGTCCTTGCCGGGCAACGGCTCCGTGCTCGCCACCCACACCGCGCGCAAGGCGCTGTACGAGAAGGCCGGGTCCACCGTCGTCGAACTGGTGAAGCGCTATTACGACGGCGACGACGACTCCGTGCTGCCCCGCTCCATCGCCACCGCCAAGGCCTTCGACAACGCCATGGCCCTGGACATCTCCATGGGCGGCTCCACCAACACCATCCTGCACCTGCTGGCCGCCGCGCAGGAGGCGGGCGTGGACTACGGCCTGGCCGAGATGGACGCCAAGTCCCGACTGGTACCCTGCCTTGCCAAGGTGGCCCCCAACGTCGCCAAGGACAAGACCTACTACATGGAGGACGTCCACCGCGCCGGCGGCATCCCCGCCCTGCTGGGCGAGCTGAACCGCGGCGGGCTTCTGCACAAGGACGTCCACTCCGTGCACTCCGCTGACCTGGACGGCTGGCTGGACGACTGGGATGTCCGCGGCGGCAAGGCCACCGAAGAAGCGAAGGCCCTGTGGCACGCCGCTCCCGGCGGCGTCCGCTCCTCCACCGCTTTCTCCCAGTCGAACGAGTGGACCTCCCTGGACACCGACGCCGCGGAAGGCTGCATCCGCTCAGTGGAGCATGCCTACTCCAAGGACGGCGGACTGGCCGTGCTCCGCGGCAACGTTGCCCCCGACGGCGCCGTGGTGAAGACCGCCGGCGTGGACGAGTCCATCTGGACCTTCGAAGGACCGGCCGTTGTGTGCGAGTCCCAGGACGAGGCCGTGGAAAAGATCCTGAACAAGACCATCAAGGAAGGCGACGTGGTGGTCATCCGCTACGAAGGCCCCCGCGGCGGTCCGGGCATGCAGGAAATGCTCTACCCGACGTCGTTCCTCAAGGGCCGCGGCCTGGGCAAGAAGTGCGCCCTCATCACGGACGGCCGCTTCTCCGGCGGCACCTCCGGCCTGTCCATCGGGCACATCTCCCCGGAGGCAGCCTCCGGCGGTGTCATCGCCCTGGTGGAGGACGGCGACATCATCAGCATCAACATCAGTGAGCGTTCGCTCGACCTGCAGGTGTCCGACGAGATCCTCGCCGAACGCCGTGAGAAACTCCTGGTCAACGGCGGCTACAGGCCAAAGGACCGGGACCGCCACGTATCCCCGGCCCTGCGCGCCTATGCCGCCATGGCCCTGTCCGCGGACAAGGGCGCTGTCCGGGACGTCTCGCTGGTGGAGAACCTCGTCTAA
- the ppsA gene encoding phosphoenolpyruvate synthase, whose amino-acid sequence MTDVLWFSDLGLSDLDQVGGKNASLGEMVRSLSSAGVKVPDGFATTADAYRRFLSGSALDTRIEDILKDLDSGDVAALALAGKQIRDLIRSTPFPDGFEEQIRTAYHRLTDHHAGDVSWAVRSSATAEDLPDASFAGQQETFLNIRGVDNILLAIKDVFASLYNDRAIAYRVHHGFTHSEVALSAGVQRMVRSDVGASGVMFTMDTETGFNDAVFITSSYGLGEAVVQGAVNPDEFYVHKRALAAGRPAVLKRGLGEKAVQMTYTDSQEVGRTVDFVPVPLDLRRRFSLTDEEVEQLARHAVAIEAHYGRPMDIEWGKDGIDGELYILQARPETVESRKASGTISRYTLNERSAVLAEGRAIGQRIGAGQVRVLTSIDQMASFQAGDVLVANMTDPDWEPIMKKAAAIVTDRGGRTCHAAIIARELGIPAVVGTGNASRVLADGAPVTVSCAEGEAGLVYEGLLDYTLQETSLDTMPPAPVKIMMNVGTPEQAFSFARMPHHGVGLARLEFIINRQIGIHPNALLAVAGEFERPATLSDYTVRQIREKTAAYDGPRDYYVRRLAEGISTIAAAFAPEPVIIRLSDFKSNEYANLLGGPSFEPHEENPMIGYRGASRYLSDSFRQAFELECEALKFVRNEMGLSNIKIMVPFVRTLAEARGVTELLAANGLRRGEDGLEIVMMCELPANALLADEFLEYFDGFSIGSNDLTQLTLGLDRDSALVAEGFDERDPAVTRLLEMAIAACRARGKYVGICGQGPSDHPDFAEWLLEQGISSISLNPDAVTDTWLRLARSGTRSAL is encoded by the coding sequence ATGACTGACGTTCTTTGGTTTTCTGACCTCGGCCTGTCCGATCTCGACCAAGTCGGCGGCAAGAACGCCTCGCTCGGGGAAATGGTCCGGAGCCTCTCCTCTGCCGGGGTCAAGGTCCCGGACGGTTTCGCCACCACGGCTGACGCCTACCGGCGTTTCCTGAGCGGCTCAGCCCTCGACACCCGGATAGAAGACATCCTGAAGGATCTGGACAGCGGCGACGTTGCCGCCCTTGCCCTGGCAGGGAAGCAGATCCGGGACCTGATCCGAAGCACCCCGTTTCCGGACGGTTTCGAGGAGCAGATCCGGACCGCCTACCACCGCCTCACAGACCACCACGCCGGGGACGTGTCCTGGGCTGTGCGCTCCAGTGCTACGGCTGAGGACCTGCCGGATGCCTCCTTCGCCGGGCAGCAGGAGACGTTCCTGAACATCCGCGGCGTGGACAACATCCTGCTCGCCATCAAGGATGTTTTTGCCTCGCTCTACAATGACCGCGCCATCGCCTACCGGGTCCACCACGGCTTCACGCATTCGGAAGTGGCACTCTCGGCAGGCGTACAGCGGATGGTCCGGTCCGACGTTGGCGCGTCCGGCGTCATGTTCACCATGGACACCGAAACAGGCTTCAACGACGCCGTCTTCATCACCTCCTCTTACGGGCTCGGCGAAGCAGTGGTGCAGGGCGCCGTCAACCCTGACGAGTTCTATGTCCACAAGCGCGCCCTGGCCGCCGGGCGTCCCGCCGTGCTGAAGCGCGGGCTCGGTGAAAAGGCAGTACAGATGACGTACACGGACTCCCAGGAGGTGGGCAGGACCGTGGACTTCGTTCCCGTGCCGCTGGACCTGCGCCGCCGCTTCAGCCTCACCGACGAAGAAGTCGAGCAGCTGGCCCGCCACGCGGTGGCCATCGAGGCGCACTACGGCCGCCCCATGGACATCGAGTGGGGCAAGGACGGCATCGACGGGGAGCTTTACATCCTGCAGGCCCGCCCCGAGACCGTTGAGTCCCGCAAGGCGAGCGGCACCATCTCCCGGTACACGCTCAACGAGCGTTCGGCAGTGCTGGCTGAGGGCCGGGCTATCGGCCAGCGTATCGGCGCCGGCCAGGTGCGGGTCCTGACCTCGATTGACCAGATGGCCTCGTTCCAGGCCGGAGACGTCCTGGTGGCCAACATGACCGACCCCGACTGGGAGCCGATCATGAAGAAGGCTGCGGCCATCGTCACGGACCGCGGCGGCCGTACCTGCCACGCAGCCATCATCGCGCGCGAGCTGGGCATCCCCGCCGTCGTCGGAACCGGCAACGCCTCCCGGGTCCTCGCGGACGGTGCGCCGGTGACAGTGTCCTGCGCGGAGGGCGAGGCCGGCCTCGTGTACGAGGGGCTCCTGGATTACACGCTGCAGGAGACCAGCCTGGACACCATGCCGCCGGCCCCGGTGAAGATCATGATGAATGTCGGCACACCGGAGCAGGCCTTCAGCTTCGCCCGGATGCCGCATCACGGTGTTGGCCTGGCCCGCCTTGAATTCATCATCAACCGCCAGATCGGCATCCACCCCAACGCCCTGCTGGCAGTTGCGGGCGAGTTCGAACGCCCGGCCACGCTCTCGGACTACACGGTGCGGCAAATCCGGGAGAAGACGGCAGCGTACGACGGGCCGCGGGACTACTACGTCCGCCGCCTGGCCGAGGGGATTTCCACGATCGCGGCAGCATTTGCGCCGGAGCCGGTGATCATCCGGCTCTCGGACTTCAAATCAAACGAGTACGCCAACCTTCTCGGCGGCCCGTCGTTCGAGCCGCATGAGGAAAACCCGATGATCGGGTACCGCGGCGCCTCCCGGTACCTCTCGGACTCGTTCCGCCAGGCCTTCGAGCTCGAATGCGAAGCCCTGAAGTTCGTGCGCAACGAGATGGGCTTGTCCAACATCAAGATCATGGTTCCGTTCGTGCGCACGCTGGCCGAGGCCCGCGGAGTGACCGAGCTGCTCGCGGCCAACGGGCTGCGGCGGGGTGAGGACGGCCTGGAGATCGTGATGATGTGCGAGCTTCCGGCCAACGCCCTGCTCGCCGATGAGTTCCTCGAGTACTTTGACGGTTTCTCGATCGGCTCCAACGACCTGACCCAGCTGACCCTTGGGCTGGACCGTGACTCGGCCCTGGTGGCTGAAGGCTTCGACGAACGCGATCCCGCGGTCACCAGGTTGCTGGAAATGGCCATTGCCGCCTGCCGCGCCAGGGGCAAATACGTAGGAATCTGCGGCCAGGGCCCCAGCGACCACCCGGACTTTGCCGAGTGGCTCCTGGAACAGGGCATCAGTTCCATCTCACTGAACCCTGACGCTGTGACGGACACCTGGCTTCGCCTGGCCCGCTCCGGTACCCGCTCCGCGCTCTAA
- a CDS encoding pyruvate, water dikinase regulatory protein → MFFLSDSTGITAETLGNTLLTQFPARHLERRTIPFITTVEQAQEVVEVIDKLADTGPRPIIFSTTVGSDIRAVLSRSRGHFFDLIGAHIGQLEQALHASASGQPGQAHGVGDAVRYQSRMAAVEYAIEHDDGQSLRALERAELILIAPSRCGKTPTTMYLALQHGILAANFPLVEEDFATLSLPKPLLPFADKCFGLTSLPVRLSQIRQERRPGSDYASLGQCTFELRNAEDMYRVNQVPYVNSASMSVEEISATVLQRMQLHH, encoded by the coding sequence GTGTTCTTCCTTTCCGACAGCACCGGCATCACTGCCGAAACGCTCGGCAACACCCTGCTCACGCAGTTTCCCGCCCGGCACCTGGAACGCCGGACGATACCTTTTATCACCACCGTGGAACAGGCGCAGGAAGTGGTGGAGGTCATCGACAAGCTGGCCGATACCGGGCCGCGGCCGATCATCTTTTCGACCACGGTCGGCTCTGACATCCGGGCGGTCCTGTCCCGCAGCCGGGGGCACTTCTTCGACCTGATCGGCGCGCACATCGGCCAGCTGGAGCAGGCACTGCATGCCTCCGCCAGCGGCCAGCCGGGGCAGGCCCATGGAGTCGGCGACGCCGTGCGGTATCAGTCGCGTATGGCCGCCGTCGAGTACGCCATAGAGCACGACGACGGCCAGTCACTTCGTGCGCTGGAGCGCGCCGAACTGATCCTGATCGCCCCGTCACGCTGCGGCAAAACCCCCACCACCATGTATCTGGCACTGCAGCACGGTATCCTCGCCGCCAACTTCCCACTGGTGGAGGAAGACTTCGCCACCCTGTCGCTGCCAAAGCCCTTGCTGCCCTTCGCGGACAAGTGCTTCGGACTGACCTCACTGCCCGTCAGGCTGAGCCAGATACGGCAGGAACGCCGGCCCGGCAGCGATTACGCCTCGCTGGGCCAGTGCACCTTCGAACTGCGCAACGCCGAGGACATGTACCGGGTTAACCAGGTGCCCTACGTGAATTCCGCGTCAATGTCGGTGGAGGAAATCTCCGCCACCGTCCTTCAGCGGATGCAACTGCACCACTGA
- a CDS encoding ROK family transcriptional regulator → MTASQLTELDGTRRTKTAPLQSTDTIRRINLSLVLGLLHRRGPLSRADLTKRTGLNRSTISALVAELADLGLAYETEPPAIGRVGRPSPLVHPNEKVAALAINPDVDAVTVGLVGLGGHVHRRIRYEAATQPSVTETVNISRAIVEGMQADLDAMARITGVGLAVPGLVRSSDGLILLAPHLQWADEPLAALLEQALARPVRAGNDATLGSLAESIYGAAVGISDVVYLNGSASGIGGGVISGARTLRGSAGFAGELGHTLVRTNGEKCHCGRFGCLDAEVRLERLLAPLGLARADQDELERAIAEPPSRELQKEVERQIDLLAVALTNFVNIFNPEMIVLGGFLGSIFSLDPERLISAVAGDTIGGLGADVQIKRTVLGSELLLVGAAELAFAQLLADPAGTA, encoded by the coding sequence TTGACGGCTTCACAGCTGACTGAGCTGGACGGCACGCGAAGAACCAAGACGGCGCCGCTCCAGAGCACGGACACGATCCGGCGCATCAACTTGTCGTTGGTTTTGGGCCTGCTCCACAGGAGAGGACCGCTGTCGCGTGCCGACCTGACAAAGCGGACGGGGTTGAACCGCTCAACTATAAGCGCCCTTGTCGCCGAGCTCGCGGACCTCGGACTTGCCTACGAAACAGAACCGCCTGCCATAGGGCGTGTCGGACGGCCAAGCCCCCTCGTTCATCCCAACGAAAAGGTCGCGGCCTTAGCCATTAATCCAGATGTAGATGCCGTGACCGTCGGGCTTGTCGGCCTCGGCGGTCACGTTCACCGCAGGATTCGGTATGAGGCCGCCACACAGCCTTCCGTAACGGAAACAGTAAACATCAGCCGGGCGATTGTAGAAGGAATGCAGGCCGACCTGGACGCCATGGCTCGGATTACAGGCGTTGGGCTTGCCGTTCCTGGACTCGTCAGATCGTCCGACGGGCTGATACTACTGGCACCGCACCTTCAGTGGGCCGATGAGCCCCTGGCGGCCCTCCTTGAGCAAGCCCTGGCCCGTCCGGTGCGTGCGGGGAATGATGCCACGCTGGGTTCGCTCGCCGAAAGTATTTATGGGGCCGCCGTAGGGATCTCGGATGTGGTGTATCTGAACGGAAGCGCCAGCGGCATCGGCGGCGGCGTCATTTCCGGAGCCAGGACTTTGCGGGGTTCTGCAGGTTTTGCCGGCGAACTTGGACACACTCTGGTGCGAACCAACGGGGAAAAGTGTCATTGCGGAAGGTTCGGGTGTTTGGATGCCGAAGTCCGCCTCGAACGGCTGCTCGCCCCGCTCGGTCTTGCCCGGGCGGATCAGGACGAGCTGGAGCGGGCCATTGCCGAGCCTCCATCCCGGGAGCTACAGAAGGAAGTTGAACGGCAGATCGACCTCCTTGCGGTGGCACTGACGAATTTCGTCAACATTTTCAACCCCGAAATGATCGTGCTCGGCGGGTTTCTGGGCTCTATCTTTTCCCTGGACCCCGAGCGACTTATCTCGGCCGTGGCCGGGGACACGATAGGGGGACTCGGAGCAGACGTCCAGATCAAAAGGACGGTTCTCGGGTCCGAATTGCTGTTGGTTGGCGCCGCCGAGCTGGCATTTGCCCAGCTTCTCGCTGACCCCGCCGGGACGGCCTAA
- a CDS encoding endo-1,4-beta-xylanase, whose translation MSIDHRQVTAQVTVLDSVGDPVRNADVTVEQQRHDFAFGNIGFDFIPLANGETGQDAAAEPVFGGAGLEGLPELETMWLDLFNTATLPFYWRGFEPTRGKPDTRRLLRTASWFAQHGVTVKGHPLTWHTLAPEWLTGLPVAEIERLQRERIRREVTDFSGVIDTWDAINEAVIMPVFTAEENGITRLAQSIGRVPMIQLAFEEARASNPSATLILNDFDLSSDYEALIEGVLEAGIVVDAIGLQTHMHQGYWGEETMLAMVDRFARFGLPLHLTETTLLSGDLMPPEVVDLNDYQIPSWPSTPEGEARQADEIVRHYRSLVGHPAVQAITYWGLTDDGAWLGAPGGLVRADGTPKPSFYALRSLIKGEWWLPRTTMRTDHDGRLSITGFFGNYVIKRDGQSAAVSLSRGRETATVRFR comes from the coding sequence ATGAGTATCGATCACCGCCAGGTGACCGCGCAGGTCACCGTGCTCGATTCCGTCGGCGACCCTGTGCGCAATGCGGATGTCACCGTCGAACAGCAGCGTCACGACTTCGCCTTCGGCAACATCGGTTTCGACTTCATCCCGCTCGCCAATGGGGAGACCGGGCAGGATGCCGCGGCGGAGCCCGTTTTCGGTGGGGCAGGGCTCGAGGGCCTGCCGGAGCTCGAGACGATGTGGCTCGACCTCTTCAACACTGCGACCCTTCCGTTTTATTGGCGAGGATTCGAGCCCACCCGCGGCAAGCCTGACACGCGAAGACTTCTCAGGACCGCCTCGTGGTTCGCTCAGCACGGAGTGACAGTGAAGGGGCATCCGCTTACCTGGCACACGCTCGCGCCCGAGTGGCTCACCGGTCTACCGGTGGCGGAGATCGAGCGGCTGCAACGCGAGAGGATCCGACGCGAGGTGACCGACTTCTCCGGGGTCATCGACACGTGGGACGCCATCAACGAAGCCGTCATCATGCCCGTGTTCACTGCAGAGGAAAACGGTATCACCCGGCTTGCGCAGAGCATTGGTCGCGTGCCCATGATTCAGCTCGCGTTCGAGGAAGCTCGCGCCTCGAACCCTTCGGCAACGCTCATCCTGAACGACTTCGACTTGTCGAGCGACTACGAAGCCCTGATCGAGGGCGTGCTTGAGGCGGGGATCGTCGTGGACGCGATCGGCCTGCAGACGCACATGCATCAGGGGTACTGGGGAGAAGAAACGATGCTTGCGATGGTCGACCGATTCGCCCGCTTCGGGCTGCCCCTCCATCTGACCGAGACGACTCTGCTGTCGGGGGACCTCATGCCGCCGGAAGTCGTCGACCTCAACGACTATCAGATCCCATCCTGGCCGTCGACGCCCGAGGGAGAGGCCAGGCAAGCGGACGAGATCGTCCGCCACTATCGCTCACTCGTGGGCCACCCGGCCGTGCAGGCCATTACCTACTGGGGGCTCACCGACGACGGAGCGTGGCTCGGTGCGCCGGGCGGGCTTGTTCGCGCCGACGGCACGCCGAAACCCTCGTTCTACGCACTGCGGTCGCTGATTAAGGGCGAATGGTGGCTGCCGCGAACGACGATGCGCACGGACCATGACGGACGTTTGTCGATCACGGGTTTCTTCGGCAATTACGTGATCAAACGCGACGGGCAGAGTGCAGCGGTCTCGCTCTCGCGGGGGCGTGAAACGGCCACCGTCCGATTCCGCTGA
- a CDS encoding beta-xylosidase/alpha-l-arabinosidase, protein MSTTSTKITPPWHDVTASASDRVEALLSALTLEEKIAQLFGVWVGASTEGGDVAPHQNDMDDVIDLDALLPNGLGQLTRPFGSAPVDPALGALSLLRSQRRIAASNRFGIPAVAHEECLAGFATWGATAYPVPLAWGASFNPGLIERMSHRIGSDMRSVGIHQGLAPVLDVVRDARWGRVEETIGEDPYLIGTIGTAYVRGLESAGIVATLKHFVGYSASKAGRNLAPVSVGPRELADVLLVPFEMVMREGKPRSVMHSYTDIDGVPSAADESLLTGVLRDTWGFDGTVVADYFGIAFLKLLHGVAGSWGEAAALALTAGVDVELPTVKTFGAPLAEAVRSGDLPETVIDRALRRVLRQKVELGLLDPDWDATPEALRDVDVDNAQGIRGTIDLDNAGNRAVAREIAEQSIVLVSNDGILPLAAPRRIAVVGPTTDDPFAVLGCYSFPAHVGVQHPDTPLGINLPTLLDSLRIEFPEADIEYVPGTTIDGGETAGISAAVDAARRADVVIVALGDRAGLFGRGTSGEGCDVESLRLPGAQQDLLDAVVATSTPAVVTLLAGRPYALGSAVTGASAIVQAFFAGEEGTAALAGILSGRVNPSGRLPVSIPASEGTQPSTYLAAPLARSNGVSSIDPTAVFAFGHGIGYTTFDWSSGQHGPGTVEVDGTATLGLRLRNTGDRAGTEVVQIYVHDPVASVVRPVQRLVGFQRVDLKPGESVELSIHVPADVTGFTGRNGERVVEPGEIVLGLGASSTDIRITHSVQLSGEARVVGFDRAFHPSFNEIARTAS, encoded by the coding sequence TTGAGCACCACATCCACGAAGATCACGCCGCCATGGCACGACGTCACCGCGTCCGCTTCCGACCGCGTCGAAGCACTCCTCAGCGCGCTCACGCTCGAGGAGAAAATCGCCCAGCTGTTCGGCGTCTGGGTCGGCGCGTCCACTGAGGGCGGGGACGTTGCCCCGCATCAGAACGACATGGACGACGTCATCGACCTCGATGCGCTCCTGCCGAACGGGCTCGGCCAGTTGACCCGGCCATTCGGCTCGGCTCCGGTCGACCCGGCGCTCGGGGCGCTGTCCCTCCTCCGCAGCCAGCGCCGGATCGCGGCATCCAACCGGTTCGGCATCCCGGCTGTTGCGCATGAAGAGTGCCTCGCCGGCTTCGCCACCTGGGGGGCGACCGCCTATCCGGTGCCCCTCGCATGGGGGGCCTCGTTCAATCCGGGGCTCATTGAGCGGATGTCACACCGCATCGGTTCCGACATGCGCTCGGTCGGCATCCACCAGGGCCTTGCCCCAGTGCTCGACGTGGTGCGGGATGCCCGCTGGGGTCGCGTCGAAGAGACCATCGGTGAGGACCCGTATCTCATCGGCACCATCGGAACGGCGTACGTCCGTGGCCTCGAATCCGCAGGAATCGTGGCCACCCTCAAACACTTCGTCGGATACTCGGCGTCGAAAGCCGGCCGTAACCTCGCGCCGGTCTCCGTCGGGCCGCGTGAACTCGCTGACGTGCTGCTCGTCCCGTTCGAAATGGTCATGCGGGAAGGCAAGCCGCGTTCGGTCATGCACTCCTATACCGACATCGACGGCGTCCCATCCGCGGCTGACGAGTCGCTGCTCACCGGAGTCCTGCGTGACACCTGGGGTTTCGACGGCACCGTTGTGGCCGACTACTTCGGGATCGCCTTCCTAAAACTGCTTCACGGCGTCGCGGGTTCGTGGGGCGAGGCCGCTGCTCTGGCGCTCACTGCGGGCGTGGACGTCGAACTGCCGACGGTGAAGACCTTCGGTGCGCCGCTGGCTGAAGCGGTCCGCTCGGGCGACCTGCCCGAGACGGTCATAGATCGTGCCCTCCGGCGCGTGCTGCGCCAGAAGGTCGAACTCGGACTGCTTGATCCTGACTGGGATGCCACGCCCGAAGCGTTGCGGGACGTTGACGTGGATAACGCGCAAGGCATCCGCGGAACCATCGACCTGGACAACGCCGGCAATCGGGCGGTCGCCCGCGAGATCGCCGAACAGTCCATCGTGCTTGTGAGCAACGACGGGATCCTTCCGCTCGCTGCCCCGCGCCGGATAGCTGTCGTCGGGCCGACGACCGACGACCCCTTCGCCGTTCTCGGCTGCTACTCGTTCCCTGCGCATGTCGGCGTGCAGCATCCGGACACACCCCTCGGCATCAATCTGCCTACCCTGCTGGACAGCCTCCGCATCGAGTTTCCCGAAGCCGACATCGAATACGTGCCAGGCACGACAATCGACGGAGGAGAAACCGCCGGGATCTCCGCAGCGGTGGATGCTGCAAGGCGGGCTGACGTCGTCATCGTCGCCCTCGGCGACCGGGCCGGGCTTTTTGGCCGCGGCACGAGCGGTGAGGGCTGCGACGTCGAGTCGCTCCGCCTGCCCGGTGCCCAACAAGACCTTCTCGACGCCGTCGTGGCAACATCGACTCCTGCCGTCGTCACCCTGCTCGCTGGACGACCGTACGCGCTGGGATCCGCTGTCACGGGCGCCAGCGCGATCGTGCAAGCATTCTTCGCAGGAGAAGAAGGAACCGCCGCCCTTGCCGGCATCCTCTCCGGCCGGGTCAATCCGAGCGGGCGCCTGCCTGTCAGCATCCCGGCCTCAGAGGGAACGCAGCCGTCCACATACCTGGCCGCTCCCCTGGCGCGCTCCAACGGGGTGTCGAGCATCGACCCGACCGCGGTCTTCGCGTTCGGGCACGGGATCGGGTACACGACCTTTGACTGGAGCTCCGGCCAGCACGGGCCGGGTACGGTCGAAGTAGACGGCACGGCGACCCTCGGCCTCCGTCTCCGCAACACCGGGGACCGTGCCGGGACAGAAGTCGTCCAGATTTACGTCCACGATCCGGTCGCGTCAGTGGTGCGCCCAGTGCAGCGTCTGGTCGGTTTTCAGCGCGTTGACCTGAAGCCGGGCGAATCCGTCGAGCTCTCGATACACGTTCCCGCAGATGTCACCGGCTTCACCGGCCGAAACGGCGAGCGGGTCGTTGAACCGGGAGAGATCGTCCTTGGTCTCGGAGCATCGAGCACCGACATCCGGATCACGCACTCGGTGCAGCTCTCCGGTGAAGCCCGCGTCGTAGGCTTCGACCGGGCCTTCCACCCAAGTTTCAACGAGATCGCACGGACCGCCTCATGA
- a CDS encoding carbohydrate ABC transporter permease, protein MTVLEAPTLPREKRPTSDRQQWGSPATYFIAFVFIALCLGPVIYIILGGFRDNSQITNSPEGFPNPWNFDNYAEVLASPTFWQQVGNSAIAGIATTIGVVVLGLMASFILARYRFAGRGAMYSLFAAGLMFPMTVAITPLYILVRDLGLMNSLGGVILPQIAFGLPVTIIILVPFLQAIPDEIEEAASIDGTSRLGFFFRMVVPLSLPGVVTTGILAFVASWNSYLLPLFILGDQATYTLPLGVQAFASQYSVDTAKVLAFTSLSMIPALIFFTLFERRIVGGLTGAVKG, encoded by the coding sequence ATGACTGTTCTCGAAGCTCCCACGCTCCCGCGCGAAAAGCGTCCAACGAGTGACCGCCAGCAGTGGGGCAGCCCGGCGACGTACTTCATCGCCTTTGTCTTCATCGCACTCTGTCTCGGACCCGTCATCTACATCATCCTCGGTGGGTTCCGCGACAACTCGCAGATCACCAATTCGCCCGAGGGATTCCCGAACCCGTGGAATTTCGACAACTACGCTGAGGTGCTCGCGAGCCCGACCTTCTGGCAGCAGGTCGGCAACTCGGCGATTGCCGGGATCGCTACGACCATCGGTGTGGTGGTGCTCGGCCTGATGGCGAGCTTCATCCTCGCCCGATACAGGTTTGCCGGCCGTGGAGCGATGTATTCACTGTTCGCCGCCGGGCTGATGTTCCCGATGACCGTGGCGATCACGCCGCTCTACATTCTCGTAAGGGACCTGGGCCTGATGAACAGCCTGGGTGGCGTGATTCTCCCGCAGATCGCCTTCGGCTTGCCGGTGACGATCATCATCCTGGTGCCGTTCCTCCAGGCCATCCCCGATGAAATCGAAGAGGCGGCGTCGATCGACGGCACCAGCCGGCTGGGCTTCTTCTTCCGGATGGTCGTTCCTTTGTCGCTGCCGGGCGTGGTGACGACGGGCATCCTTGCTTTCGTGGCGAGCTGGAACAGCTACCTTCTGCCACTGTTCATCCTCGGTGACCAGGCGACGTACACCCTGCCGCTCGGCGTTCAGGCGTTCGCTTCGCAGTATTCGGTGGACACGGCAAAGGTACTCGCCTTCACCTCACTGTCCATGATTCCGGCACTGATATTTTTCACGCTGTTCGAGCGTCGCATCGTCGGCGGACTCACCGGCGCCGTCAAAGGTTAG